From the Mahella australiensis 50-1 BON genome, the window TGCCCATATAATAGGGGATCTATCATGGTTTGGCTTAAACGGTGTGGGCCTTGAGCCTAATCCAGATTATGCCGCTACCATACCGCATCAGGCATTCATGATATATCAACTGATGTTCGCTATAATAACGCCAGCTCTTATAACCGGCGCCTTTGCCGAACGCATGCGCTTTCCGGCATTTATCGGATTTACAGTGTTGTGGTCGTTTCTGGTATATGATCCATTGGCGCACTGGGTATGGGGTGCTGGCGGATGGCTTCGCAACCTCGGAGCATTGGACTTTGCCGGAGGCAATGTGGTTCATATAAGCTCGGGTGTTTCCGGTTTAGTGCTGGCACTCATACTAGGCAAGAGGAAAAAGTACGATTCTGCGCCTCTTCTGCCGCACAGCATGCCTATGATCATATTGGGGGCAGGCATATTGTGGTTCGGATGGTTCGGATTTAATGCGGGCAGCGCCCTTGGAGCGAACAGCATAGCCGTAAATGCTTTTGTCACCACTAATACTTCGGCGGCAGCCGCAGTCCTGTCTTGGGTTGCTGTAGAATGGATGCGCAATGGCAAGCCGACTATACTCGGTGCAGTAAGCGGGGCGGTGGCGGGGCTGGTGTCCATAACGCCGGGGGCCGGCTTTGTCGACGCAGGTTCGGCTATAATTATAGGCTTGGTAGGCGGGGTTGTATGTTATTTTGCCATAAGTGTAGTAAAGGCCAAGCTGGGTTATGATGATGCCTTGGATGCTTTCGGTATACACGGCATAGGCGGTATGTGGGGCGCGGTAGCCACTGGATTGTTTGCATCCAAAGCCGTCAATCCCGCGGGCAATAACGGCTTGCTGTTCGGCAATCCTGCTCAATTGGGCATACAGCTTATAAGCGTTGCTGCTACCGTTATGCTGGCTATCGCGATGACGTTTATCATTGTCAAACTTGTGGCTGCCTTGACGCCGCTCAGAGCATCCGAAGACGAGGAGGATATAGGTATGGACATAAGCCAGCATGGCGAAGATGCTTATCCGGAGACTATGGCGGCGGCGTATATGCGCCATGTTCCAAAAGAAGAGGTGCTCGAAATAGTTCCACAGCTTGGGTTGGATCAGCGGGCCTAAAAATATGTGTTTACCTTATTCGCCTTATAACGGGTTTGCGCTTAAAGGGCGTTATCTGTATAGATATGTTCTGGACCTCTGCGCTTTTTATAAAAGAACGGAACTCGAATATGCGATCTATAGGAGCGCCCGGTGTATCTATGCCCAGCACGTATTCTCCGCTGTCCAAGCCTTTTATCGATATTGAAAGGGGCAAAAGTTTAGGCTGCGGTATAAACAGCCACGACTGTCCCTTTGCATTGGACATGGCGTGAGCCTGGGCACTGCCGCCTCTATCGGTGTGGATTAGACTGATCGATACGGGGCCGTCGGCTATAATGCTTATATATGATGTTATGCTCGAGGCATGTACCGGCTCTACTGGTTTTGATATACCCAATATGTGAGAGATAATATGGCTGGCTTCCACGGGTAGAGCGCTGTGATATGCGGGAAAGACATATTGTTGTCCTCCTATATATCCGCTACTAGCTGTCAATACTGTTCCGTCACCGTGGCGCGATGTGTAATGCCTTACGGGGCGGCCATCCGGCCATACCCTTGCCGGTGTGGCTGAAGCGACTGCAGATCTTGCGACGCTTATATGTGTCATAGTCGGCTTGGTATCGCCTATAATGCTGGATATGCGTATATCTCTGGTGAAAAGGTTGTAACTCAAGCGGTTTAACTCATCAAGGAAATGGTTCCTGTAGTATACGCGTTCCACAGGTATAAACTGTTTTTGATTGAACGGCTCGTCACTTATTAAATATGGTGGATGCTGAATGGAAGGCAGCATATCCTGCAATGACGGCAATGTTATGTGTATGGCATCCAATGGTGAAGGAGCGTCCAAAATCCTTGCAAACAGCCAAGCATAGCCCTTCAACAGCCAGTGTGAAGCTATGCCGACGGCGCTGTCATCAGGCGGTACGGTACCGCCGGCCCATGGATAATAGGCTTTGACAGAACCGGTATTGGGGGTTCCTATCATTATGAATTTGTCTATATCATAGCTGTATAAGGTGCTTTGTATATAGCAGCGCCCCAGTAATCCCCCCATGCTGTGAGCTATGATATCTACCTTATCCTGGTGACATTTGGCTTTGACCTCATGTATTTTGGGTATAAGATAACGTTCGGTGCATTCTTTTACACTTTTGCGCCAGTCATAGAAGCATATAAACAGATCGTGTCCTTCCTTATAACCCATAGACGTCAGTCGTTCTATAAATGGCCTGTAATTTATGGCGGCTAGGCCGAAATCCCAATCACCGGTACCCGGTATTATATCGTTGCCCATCGAACCGAACAATCCGGGGATGAATATCAAAGCCTCCATATGAGTCCTCCTTCTACTCGTTGCTATATATTCCTCCTGTTAAAATATATTTTTATAAAAAAATATTATGCTTGAGTTGTATCATAGCCTATGATATAATCGGAAAACATAAGCGATGATGAGGAGGTTTATTATGTCCATAAGATTTGTGAACAGTACGGATTTTGCCCGAGTGCAGTACATAGCTACTTACTGCTTCCCTTGGTTGCATCAGGCGCAGGACAAGATGGCGGCATATGCTCAAAAATATATAAAGCCCGAGTATGTGCTCGGTTATTACGACGATATGGATATCTTAATGGCCGCTATACAGGTGCTCCCTTTTAGCATCATGGTCGGCGGAGCCCCTTTGAATATGGGGGGCATAGCTATGGTGTCATCTATGCCGGAGGGAAGGCACGGTGGGCGTATAGCCGACCTTTTGAAGAAATCCCTGGGAGTGATGAAAGAGCGGGGACAGGTGGTATCCATGCTTGGCCCGTTTTCATTTGAATTCTATAGAAAATATGGTTGGGAATTGGGATTTGATCGCATGGATTATGTCATTCCCATAGAACACCTTAAAGCTTTTAACCATAAGACCGGAAAGATAACGGCGGTTACTGAAGAAGATATAGATGCGTTAAATGATATATACACAGCATATGCTAAAAAGCATAACGGCTGCGTCATCCGTGATAGGACGTTGTGGACAGATTTCGTATTGGACGATCCTTTCGCTGATGAATATAAAAAGTATTCCTATCTCTGGCATTACGATAGCGGTGAGCCTGGTGGATACATAATATACACAATACGCGATGGTAAGATGAACATATCTGAAATGATATATAAAGATATAGAAGCACTCAAAGGCTTGCTGTGGTTTATATACGCTCATGAGGCCCAGATAGAGCAGGCAAGATGGTCTACAGCCATCGATGAACGACTGCATGTTTTGCTGCCTAATCCGCGCGTGGATATGAAATTGACACCGGGCATGATGTTCCGCGTTGTGGATGTGAATAAAGCTTTGCTAGAGAGAGGCTATCCTGATGACATCGACGAAGAATTCAGTATGCGGATAACCGATACGTCCGCTTCATGGAATGAGGGGCCATGGCATGTGCGCATAGCCGACGGCAGAGCTCAGGTGGAAAAAACCGATACGGCATCTTTAAGCTGCGATATACAGGCCTTTAGCCAGATGTTTTTAGGCTATATGCCGGCCGAGAGACTTGCGGCTATAGGCAGAATAAAAGGCGAGTCAAGCGCCATAAATGCTGCAAATAAAACTTTCCCACCTTCGGCTACGTTCAACAATAACGGATTTTAAACCTTTAAGCGCCGGCTGATCAACCGGCGCTTTGCTTTTATTACAATCTGTCTATTATCTCTTTAGCGTTGTCGGATGTAAAGTAGTTGCTCATATCCTTGCCTTGCTCTATTAATGAGCGCAGGCGCATGGACTTCGATATATCCCCTATCATGATAGCGCCCGCAAGGCGGTTACCATCCAAAAACAGCTTATAATATTCGGTATCGCCTACATGCTTTATCTCTTTAAATCGATTGTCCTGGTTGTTTATATCGCCCACTGAGAAACAATCGATACCCATTACTTTCAACATGTTGGAAGGCGGTATAGTTTTGTATTTTTCCTGTCCGCCTGCGGCGTTTATACCAGCTATCTTGCCCTGAGCATTGGCTATGGGCCATATGGCCGGTATGGCGCCGTTGTACTCCGCCACGTCCCCTGCCGCATAGACATCGGGCGCATCAGTGCGCATATATTCGTCTACTACTATGCCTTTGTTTATGCTTATGGATGCATTCTTGGCAAACTCCACATGCGGCCTTACACCAGATGAGAATAGAACAAAATTGCCGGATATAGATCTGCCGTCCTTTAGCACAACGCCGTCGGCTTTATCATTACCGCTTATTTTAGCGGCTTCTACGCCTAGATAAAGCTCTATACCCAGATTCTCTATGATGCCTTTAAGTATGACGGAACCTTCATCATCCATTTGCCTGGGCAATATGCGGGGAAAGAATTCCAAAACCGTCACATCGAGACCTTTTTGTTTTATACCCCAAGCTGATTCCAAACCGAGCAATCCACCGCCTATTACTATAGCTTTGTCGCTCTGCTTTATAGCATGGTTTATTTCGAGTAAGTCATCCATGCCTCTCAAAGCGAATACACCTTTTTTATCGGAGCCCTCTACAGGCGGTATGAAACAGTAACTTCCGCTGGCTATTATTAGTTTTGTATAATCGATATCGCCCTTATCGGTTTTCAAAACTTTACCGTCGGTATCTATACCAAGAGCTTTGGTATTCAAAATCATGCTTATGTTTTTTTCGTCGTACCAACTTTGAGGATGAATATATAATGTTTCCGGCAATATGTTCTCGCCAAGATGATGGGATAGCACAAGCCTACTGTATGTAAGGTAATTTTCATCGCTTATAACCGCTATGGGTCGATAAGCATCGTGTTGCCTTATGGCCTCGGCTGCGCTTAGCCCTGCTATGCCGTTGCCGACTATAACGTAGTAAAATTCTTGTTGCATAGAGGTTTCCTCCTTTTCGCTTTACCTATACCATAATTATACTATGTTGTACCGACGATATCAATTTTTTCTGTCGACTTCCAGTATAGCGGTGCTGTACAGCGAGCATATATTTATGATAAAATTAATTAAAATGATAAAAAATAAGCGAATGACAATATCGAAAGTTATATTTGAAAGGTGAAGTGCATGAATGATTACATGATGATAATTATCGGCATACTCATTCCTTTTGCTGGGACGACCCTCGGCGCCTTAACTGTTATATTTTTAAAAGGCGAAATGAAACAACATACGCAAAATGCATTGCTCGGATTCGCCTCGGGAGTGATGATCGCGGCCTCGGTGTGGTCATTGCTTATACCGGCGATCGATATGGCCGCTGACCAAGGAAAGCTGGCGTGGTTCCCCGCATGCGTGGGATTCTTGTTGGGAATCGGTTTCCTCCTATTGCTCGACAATGTTATTCCTCATCTTCATTTAGATGAAGAAAAGCCGGAAGGCATACGTTCAAGGTTAAATAAAACCTCTATGCTGGTACTGGCTGTGACGCTACATAATATTCCCGAAGGTATGGCCGTCGGAGTGGTATTTGCCGGTATAGGCAACGTAAGTTCCGGCATGAGCTTAGCGGGGGCTTTTGCATTATCCATCGGTATAGCACTTCAAAATCTTCCTGAAGGTGCGATAATTTCTCTTCCGCTGAGAAGCGAGGGCATGACTCAGAAGCGCTCTTTATTATACGGTATTTTATCCGGTGTTGTTGAGCCCATAGCGGCCGCAATCACAATTTTGCTGGCAAATATGATTACTGATATACTGCCATACCTTCTGGCTTTCGCAGCGGGCGCTATGATCTACGTGGTTGTAGAGGAACTGATCCCAGAATCGCAGATCGGTGAGCACTCTAACATTGGAACCATCGGTGTGGCAATAGGTTTTGTCTTGATGATGGTTCTTGACGTCGCACTGGGATAACGGAGATATTGATGGTTGTCTTTCTTGCCGAGAACATCATAAACATGGCTTCTGCCGTATCCGGGCAGAAGCCATAAACCGATGTGCGCAATCCCTTTATATGCTTCTCGCTAACTCATATGCATCCCATATGGCGGCCATTATATTGCGCGCGCTGTTGGCATCGCCTATCGCATAGACGTTCGGTACTTTGCCTATTATATCATTGTATAGTTTGGCATCCGGTTTGAGGCCTATGGATATAACAACCGTGTCTGCAGGGATGGTATTTCTCTTGAAATTCTTGTCTATAACATCTATGGCACCATCTTTTACTTCTTGTAGGCTGCTGTTTAAAACAACCTTTATATTGTGGAATTTAAGCATATCGAGAACCATGATCCTATTGGCGTGGGGTACGGGTATGCCTGCGCTCATAAGTTCGGGAAGCATCTCGACGATGGTGACATTCTTGCCATCCATTGCTAAGCTTAGTGCTGTCTCACAACCGACTAGCCCGCCGCCGATTACAACCACATCTTTACCGACCGGTTTCTTCTTAAGTAACACATCTGTAGCCGTAGCGACGTTGGAATTGCCTATTCCAGGAACATTGGGCATGACGGGGATAGAGCCCGTGGCCACTATTACCACATCGGCCTTGCTGTTTTTGACGTCCTCTGGCTTTATTTCGGTATTCAGCTTTACGTCTATCCCAAGTTTTTTTATCTGTGTTTTATACCATTCGAGGAGCCTGGCGTTATCCTCCTTAAACTCATCTACGGAGCCTTCTACTACATGACCGCCAAGCTCATATGTTTTCTCGTACAAGGTCACTTTATGGCCTCTTAAAGTGGCTACCCTGGCTGCTTCCATGCCGGCTACTCCGCCGCCTATGACCATTACATCTCTTACCATATCAGCGTGGCCTATGCTGTATTCATCCTCTCTGCCGCAAGCCGGATTTACGGCACACGAAAGCGGCTTTCCTTGGAAGCCTCTCCCAAGGCAACCGTCATGGCAGCCTATGCATGGGCGAATATCCTCCGGCCTTCCATCTAAGACCTTGTTGCTCCAATCGGGGTCAGCTAGCAGGCCTCTGCCGATATTTATCATGTCCGCCGCTTTGCCTTCTTCCAATGTCTTTTCAGCCAATTCGGGTATATCAATCCTTCCTGCTATTATCAGCGGGGCATTGACGACCTTTTTGAGCTGTTCGGTTAAAGGCAGATACAGACCGTGCTTCTGATAAATCGGTGGATGTGCCCAGTACCATGCATCATATGATCCGGCATCCGCATCAAACGCATCATAGCCGGCTTTTTCAAGTATGGGAGCTATGGTAAGGCCTTCCTGTATATCGCGGCCTTTTTCGACAAAGTCCTCTCCGTCAAGTCCGCCCTGATTCCAATCCTTTATGTAGCTCTTTATGCTAAACCTCAATGCTACAGGGAATTGTTCGCCGTTAACCTTTTTTATAGCCTTTACTATCTCTATAGGGAGTCTCAGCCTACCCATTAAGTCTCCGCCGTACTTGTCTGTCCTTCTGTTGAACATGGCTATAGTAAATTGGTCCAAAAGATAACCTTCATGCACAGCGTGGATCTCAACGCCGTCAAAACCCGCCATTTTCGCTATAGCGGCCGATTCTGCCGCCATTTTGACGAGCGTCTCTACCTCTGTCGTGGTAAGCTCTCGGCATGTGACGGATGGATTCCAATAGTTTGGAATAGCCGAAGGGGCTACCGGTTGCCCTACGAGCATTTGAGGAGCAGCCACTCTGCCGAATCCTATTCCGAGCTGAAGGAATATCTTAGTGCCATAAGCATGTACCCTTTCTACTGTTTCTCCACATGTGCTCATAAAATGGCCAGGATCCATGGTCGGACAAGGTACGCTTCCCTCATGAAATTTTTCTATTTCATTTTCTATTTTTGCAACTCCGGTGATTATGAGCCCGGTACCGCCTTTAGCTCTTGCTACGTAATAGTCCTGAGCCCTTTTGGAAAAGCCACCCCTCTCAGTAGATAAACCGAGTATGCCCATCGGTGCCATAGCGATCCTGTTCTTTATCTCTACGTTTCCTACCTTTATGGGTTCGAATAATTTTTCAAAAGTATCCATTTCTTTACTCCATCCTAATATTGTTTTTTTATTTTATGTTATGCTGAATAGTATATCCCTTGTTGCTATAGATACTCTATTGCTTATCTTTGCGTACGCTCTGGACGAATTAGGCGTTATATTCGAGAAATTGTGTATCAGATATGAGTTATCGCATGTAAGCGTTTGAAATCAATTTGTCTGTTTTTTAACATATTGCAACCGATATTTACCATATATTATATATCAGGCCGTATTAACACGTCCTGTGTATTTCTTAATTGCATCCGAGGCATCACTTTGGACGCTTTAAGCGTGAACATATATCTGGGTTTCAGTTCCCACACATATTTGCCTGCAAATGTGTAAAAGAAGCCTGTATTAACGCTTAATTCATATACTATAGGCGCGTAATGCGGTATCGCTTATTTTGCCTCACCTCCCATTTAACGTCCGACATAATTATATCACAAGGGCATCCTTATTGTATAGCATTAATGATAAAAATTTAACGATATATTTTCGGCTTTATTTCAAAATTGTCAACTTGGTGACTATTCAATAACCAAGCCTGATTTTTGCCATGCCATATTATAGTAACGTAACAGGCGGTAGCGGCAAAAGTTCGCTTATATTCCTTGCCGCTGCCGTCGTCGACTACAACAACCTGCATTCCTTGCGCTTTGAGTTGGCCGGCAAGGTCGACTAGAATAGGCTCGGGCTTATAAGCAGGTATTAACGCTATCCTTAATGTGTCGGACATAGTCTAAAACCTTCTGGGCCAGCGCAACGCTATTATGACAGCTAGCGCCGAAATCACTGCTAAAGCGCCGATAGCTGGTATATTATTGGAATATGAAGTGCCGTTTTGACCGTCGGTTGCCTGCGTTTGCTTATCAAATGGCGCACCGGCTATGTCACCTCTGTTACCTTGTTGCATTTGCCCATCCGGCATTGTCGGTGGATTGCCATTTTGGGGCTGAATGAGGTCTTGCCCGTCGTTTTGCTGTTGCCCTTGCACCGGGCGAAAACCTTCGCCGTTGAATCTGCCGCCGCCCTGAGCTCCCATGGCTGACAGATTTACATTGTCTGCGGATAACAGGGCTGTACCATCAGCATTTTGTCCGTCGGCAGTGGCTGGTATTTCGCCGGATAATTGACCAGCCACGCTCTGCGCGCGGAGCAAACAGAATTCCCTGAATGCGTTTAATGCCGTTTTATATTGTTCATATGTGCAAAAAGCGGTCGGATCGTTTTTGACATACGGGTCTATGATCGACGTAATATTCTCCAATGTTTTCTCAAACAACCCGCTGTTAAAATAACCTGTTACTATATCGTTCAGATAGTTGTGGTACTTTTCCAGGTACTCAGGAACAGATAACAGGACATTTATGAGGGGACGCTGGCTCATATCCACGTCGCTTACGGGTGTATCGATCGGGAAGTTTATAGCGGCCTGGACATCGCCTGACTGAAATCCTCCGAACGCGAGGTTATAATCCCACGGCAGTACCGTTATCTTTCCATCATTTTCATAAAGATAATAGTTCTGTTGCATATTGGATACGTAGCTGTCCAAATTCACCACAAAGGTATGCACTGCCAGATAACGCAGTATCTGATCTACGTCAAGGTATTTTTCCAGTTCAGTTCCGTTATTTAAGTGCTTTATGGCCTCGATCACGCGCTCATAATCATCATCGTCGGCCTTGAATACTGCATTATCGAATATGGCGGAGTAACTGTCCGGATCATCGTCTTTATACACGAGGTCCCCGCCGGTAGAGCGGCCTATGCCGGGCGCGCCGCCATCGAAAGCATTTCTGTCATCCGGAATGTTGTCATTGGAAGCATCGCCGTTGAAAGCACGGCCTTTGATATTCGTGTTAGTACTTTCAGGAACGTTATTATCGCCTCGTTTGTCTTGACTCATACCCATGCTTTTGACATTGTAAAGCTGCCCTTCGGTTGCACCGTAAGTACGCTCCAGGAAGCTTTTACCATAACCTTCAACAGCCAGGTACAAGCCCCATGTTTTACCGTTGACTTTGATATCGGCGAACGTGGTCAGAGGGCTGTTTACGCCCATGTAATGCATTATGTCGTATGCGAAATACTCTTTTACATATGTGTAATCTGAATCCATATTGTTCAATATTAAGGTGTCCAAGCCGAAACAAGTTTGACCGTCGACGTATTTATCGAAATTTAATCTGAAGCTGTATCGATCGCTGCCGGAGCTTGCCACCTTGGACAGGCTGGAATTCCCTTTAGGCCGTATGCCCACGGAAGAGAATGTAGTACCGTTTATGGTAATATCGCATGGTATATACTCCTCGGCCGTTGCATTTTCCAGTATCTCGTTCCATTTGTCCTCATTGACCTTAATATCTAAGGTAACGATGTCATTTAAGAATAGTTTGCTCACATATTCTGCCTGAGATGGCGAATTGACGGTCTCCGTTTTATCGACAAACCACGGTAGCATAAAAGCTGTCGCTACGGCGATTATTATTACAGTGATAAGCGGCAACCGTTTGCTTTTAATCATTTTATCACCGCCTTATGACAGATACTCACCGTTGTAGCTGACCAACATTACATTGGAAACCCCTTCTATAACCTTCATCTGGTTTATAAAAGCGGTATCATCCTCTTGCAAACGTACCTCGACGATGAGCTCGGTACCCGCGTCGGATACACTCTTTGACTTTAAAAGATATTTTTTTGCTCCTGATTGGATAGCCGAAAATACCTTTTGTTCACACTCTCCCCCTGTACAGTCGATTAGCAGCATATAGGGCGTGTCTTTGACTTTGAAATTAGCAAAGACCAACAATATTATGCCGATGATAACCGACCCTATAACGGCCAAAGGTATGAGACCGGCGCCTATTATGATTCCTATGGCAATGGCCCAGAATAAGAAGGCTATATCCATCGGCTCTTTAATGGCCGTGCGGAAACGAACGATGGACAAAGCGCCGACCATGCCTAGCGATAAGACGACGTTGGATGTTACCGCCAGTATTACCAATGTA encodes:
- a CDS encoding ammonium transporter; protein product: MKEFIKRIWRYVYLTGAFMIIPVIALAAEENATINTGDTAFVLISAALVMLMTPGLAFFYGGMVRRKNVLNMIMQSFIIIAIISIQWVLAGYSLVFGPDHAHIIGDLSWFGLNGVGLEPNPDYAATIPHQAFMIYQLMFAIITPALITGAFAERMRFPAFIGFTVLWSFLVYDPLAHWVWGAGGWLRNLGALDFAGGNVVHISSGVSGLVLALILGKRKKYDSAPLLPHSMPMIILGAGILWFGWFGFNAGSALGANSIAVNAFVTTNTSAAAAVLSWVAVEWMRNGKPTILGAVSGAVAGLVSITPGAGFVDAGSAIIIGLVGGVVCYFAISVVKAKLGYDDALDAFGIHGIGGMWGAVATGLFASKAVNPAGNNGLLFGNPAQLGIQLISVAATVMLAIAMTFIIVKLVAALTPLRASEDEEDIGMDISQHGEDAYPETMAAAYMRHVPKEEVLEIVPQLGLDQRA
- a CDS encoding esterase/lipase family protein; translated protein: MEALIFIPGLFGSMGNDIIPGTGDWDFGLAAINYRPFIERLTSMGYKEGHDLFICFYDWRKSVKECTERYLIPKIHEVKAKCHQDKVDIIAHSMGGLLGRCYIQSTLYSYDIDKFIMIGTPNTGSVKAYYPWAGGTVPPDDSAVGIASHWLLKGYAWLFARILDAPSPLDAIHITLPSLQDMLPSIQHPPYLISDEPFNQKQFIPVERVYYRNHFLDELNRLSYNLFTRDIRISSIIGDTKPTMTHISVARSAVASATPARVWPDGRPVRHYTSRHGDGTVLTASSGYIGGQQYVFPAYHSALPVEASHIISHILGISKPVEPVHASSITSYISIIADGPVSISLIHTDRGGSAQAHAMSNAKGQSWLFIPQPKLLPLSISIKGLDSGEYVLGIDTPGAPIDRIFEFRSFIKSAEVQNISIQITPFKRKPVIRRIR
- a CDS encoding GNAT family N-acetyltransferase, whose translation is MSIRFVNSTDFARVQYIATYCFPWLHQAQDKMAAYAQKYIKPEYVLGYYDDMDILMAAIQVLPFSIMVGGAPLNMGGIAMVSSMPEGRHGGRIADLLKKSLGVMKERGQVVSMLGPFSFEFYRKYGWELGFDRMDYVIPIEHLKAFNHKTGKITAVTEEDIDALNDIYTAYAKKHNGCVIRDRTLWTDFVLDDPFADEYKKYSYLWHYDSGEPGGYIIYTIRDGKMNISEMIYKDIEALKGLLWFIYAHEAQIEQARWSTAIDERLHVLLPNPRVDMKLTPGMMFRVVDVNKALLERGYPDDIDEEFSMRITDTSASWNEGPWHVRIADGRAQVEKTDTASLSCDIQAFSQMFLGYMPAERLAAIGRIKGESSAINAANKTFPPSATFNNNGF
- a CDS encoding NAD(P)/FAD-dependent oxidoreductase translates to MQQEFYYVIVGNGIAGLSAAEAIRQHDAYRPIAVISDENYLTYSRLVLSHHLGENILPETLYIHPQSWYDEKNISMILNTKALGIDTDGKVLKTDKGDIDYTKLIIASGSYCFIPPVEGSDKKGVFALRGMDDLLEINHAIKQSDKAIVIGGGLLGLESAWGIKQKGLDVTVLEFFPRILPRQMDDEGSVILKGIIENLGIELYLGVEAAKISGNDKADGVVLKDGRSISGNFVLFSSGVRPHVEFAKNASISINKGIVVDEYMRTDAPDVYAAGDVAEYNGAIPAIWPIANAQGKIAGINAAGGQEKYKTIPPSNMLKVMGIDCFSVGDINNQDNRFKEIKHVGDTEYYKLFLDGNRLAGAIMIGDISKSMRLRSLIEQGKDMSNYFTSDNAKEIIDRL
- a CDS encoding ZIP family metal transporter, with the protein product MNDYMMIIIGILIPFAGTTLGALTVIFLKGEMKQHTQNALLGFASGVMIAASVWSLLIPAIDMAADQGKLAWFPACVGFLLGIGFLLLLDNVIPHLHLDEEKPEGIRSRLNKTSMLVLAVTLHNIPEGMAVGVVFAGIGNVSSGMSLAGAFALSIGIALQNLPEGAIISLPLRSEGMTQKRSLLYGILSGVVEPIAAAITILLANMITDILPYLLAFAAGAMIYVVVEELIPESQIGEHSNIGTIGVAIGFVLMMVLDVALG
- a CDS encoding FAD-dependent oxidoreductase gives rise to the protein MDTFEKLFEPIKVGNVEIKNRIAMAPMGILGLSTERGGFSKRAQDYYVARAKGGTGLIITGVAKIENEIEKFHEGSVPCPTMDPGHFMSTCGETVERVHAYGTKIFLQLGIGFGRVAAPQMLVGQPVAPSAIPNYWNPSVTCRELTTTEVETLVKMAAESAAIAKMAGFDGVEIHAVHEGYLLDQFTIAMFNRRTDKYGGDLMGRLRLPIEIVKAIKKVNGEQFPVALRFSIKSYIKDWNQGGLDGEDFVEKGRDIQEGLTIAPILEKAGYDAFDADAGSYDAWYWAHPPIYQKHGLYLPLTEQLKKVVNAPLIIAGRIDIPELAEKTLEEGKAADMINIGRGLLADPDWSNKVLDGRPEDIRPCIGCHDGCLGRGFQGKPLSCAVNPACGREDEYSIGHADMVRDVMVIGGGVAGMEAARVATLRGHKVTLYEKTYELGGHVVEGSVDEFKEDNARLLEWYKTQIKKLGIDVKLNTEIKPEDVKNSKADVVIVATGSIPVMPNVPGIGNSNVATATDVLLKKKPVGKDVVVIGGGLVGCETALSLAMDGKNVTIVEMLPELMSAGIPVPHANRIMVLDMLKFHNIKVVLNSSLQEVKDGAIDVIDKNFKRNTIPADTVVISIGLKPDAKLYNDIIGKVPNVYAIGDANSARNIMAAIWDAYELARSI
- a CDS encoding CotH kinase family protein, with protein sequence MIKSKRLPLITVIIIAVATAFMLPWFVDKTETVNSPSQAEYVSKLFLNDIVTLDIKVNEDKWNEILENATAEEYIPCDITINGTTFSSVGIRPKGNSSLSKVASSGSDRYSFRLNFDKYVDGQTCFGLDTLILNNMDSDYTYVKEYFAYDIMHYMGVNSPLTTFADIKVNGKTWGLYLAVEGYGKSFLERTYGATEGQLYNVKSMGMSQDKRGDNNVPESTNTNIKGRAFNGDASNDNIPDDRNAFDGGAPGIGRSTGGDLVYKDDDPDSYSAIFDNAVFKADDDDYERVIEAIKHLNNGTELEKYLDVDQILRYLAVHTFVVNLDSYVSNMQQNYYLYENDGKITVLPWDYNLAFGGFQSGDVQAAINFPIDTPVSDVDMSQRPLINVLLSVPEYLEKYHNYLNDIVTGYFNSGLFEKTLENITSIIDPYVKNDPTAFCTYEQYKTALNAFREFCLLRAQSVAGQLSGEIPATADGQNADGTALLSADNVNLSAMGAQGGGRFNGEGFRPVQGQQQNDGQDLIQPQNGNPPTMPDGQMQQGNRGDIAGAPFDKQTQATDGQNGTSYSNNIPAIGALAVISALAVIIALRWPRRF
- a CDS encoding DUF4956 domain-containing protein, whose protein sequence is MINFSDIFKSSFLEKASSFSLTDSLIAIAFAFAIGLFMFLVYKKTFNGVMYSASFGVSLIAMSTITTLVILAVTSNVVLSLGMVGALSIVRFRTAIKEPMDIAFLFWAIAIGIIIGAGLIPLAVIGSVIIGIILLVFANFKVKDTPYMLLIDCTGGECEQKVFSAIQSGAKKYLLKSKSVSDAGTELIVEVRLQEDDTAFINQMKVIEGVSNVMLVSYNGEYLS